The following are from one region of the Ptychodera flava strain L36383 chromosome 15, AS_Pfla_20210202, whole genome shotgun sequence genome:
- the LOC139151671 gene encoding polypeptide N-acetylgalactosaminyltransferase 13-like: MAIRGRTAYILLITTAMLLSLTLNIRLFMNTPNAEQMFDMDSRSVQNFNPRWKNRDVLMPQKSQLGMDTIAAHRSHLDQSANRLATVAEVTRNPNGYGEMGRPATVAKEDETEMEKMFKVNYFNLMVSNRISNDRSLPDYRPKGCLKKSYPHQLPKTSVIIVYHNEAWSVLMRTVHSVIKRSPRHLLEEVILIDDASTKEYLGRPLEDYISTLPVPVRVHHAKERRGLIGARLKGAELAKAPVLTFLDSHCECSKGWLEPLLDRIAANRSTVVCPVINQIDDRTFAFVNSTDVTHVGGFDWNVIFNWYYVPDREKERIGGDTSAPVRSPTMAGGLFSIDKSYFEELGTYDPEFEFWGGENIELSLKIWMCGGTLEFVPCSHVGHVFRKHNPHKYKNTTYNVVGRNNHRLVEVWLDEYKYLYYANQPENMKIDPGDLAPRKKLRQDLKCKSFRWFLENIYPESHYNFAFSGVGQLKNLGMGHCLDVGKAARHGANEFKGRDAVNVTANKVELWPCHEGKVQLFIQTDKKEFRFMHMCLDYNVQFSYTFLYECHGKGSNQEWVHNQETKTLYHPASRLCMDKPEQNSMLPTMKECTGAPSQQWELIIRFPGNISPADIT, encoded by the exons ATGGCGATCCGGGGAAGGACTGCGTACATATTATTGATCACGACGGCGATGTTACTGAGCTTGACGCTCAACATCCGCCTCTTCATGAACACTCCGAACGCCGAGCAAATGTTCGACATGGACAGCCGCAGCGTGCAGAACTTCAACCCGCGGTGGAAAAACCGCGACGTGCTTATGCCACAGAAGTCACAACTGGGCATGGACACTATAGCCGCCCACAGATCGCATCTTGACCAGAGCGCGAACAGGCTGGCTACCGTAG CCGAAGTCACCAGGAACCCCAACGGGTACGGGGAGATGGGCAGGCCGGCTACAGTTGCCAAGGAGGATGAAACCGAGATGGAGAAGATGTTTAAAGTGAATTATTTCAATCTCATGGTTAGCAACAGGATATCGAACGACAGGTCCTTGCCGGATTACCGCCCGAAAGG GTGCCTAAAGAAAAGCTACCCTCACCAGTTGCCTAAAACCAGCGTTATAATTGTTTATCACAACGAAGCGTGGAGTGTGCTCATGAGGACGGTCCACAGTGTTATTAAAAGGTCTCCCAGACACCTCCTTGAAGAAGTTATTCTAATTGACGACGCCAGTACTAAAG AATATCTTGGTAGACCTCTTGAAGACTACATCTCAACTTTACCGGTGCCCGTACGTGTCCACCATGCCAAGGAGCGGCGTGGTTTGATCGGCGCTCGGCTGAAAGGCGCCGAGCTCGCCAAGGCTCCGGTGTTAACATTCCTTGATTCTCACTGCGAATGCTCAAAGGGATGGTTGGAACCTCTGTTAGACAGGATAGCGGCCAACAG GTCCACTGTAGTGTGTCCCGTCATCAACCAAATCGACGACAGGACCTTCGCTTTCGTCAACTCGACGGACGTGACCCACGTTGGGGGCTTCGACTGGAACGTCATCTTCAACTGGTACTATGTGCCCGACCGAGAAAAGGAGAGAATCGGCGGCGACACTTCGGCTCCGGTCAG GTCGCCGACCATGGCGGGAGGTTTGTTTAGCATTGACAAAAGCTACTTCGAAGAACTCGGAACCTACGATCCAGAATTTGAATTCTGGGGAGGAGAAAATATCGAACTCTCATTGAAG ATTTGGATGTGTGGTGGAACCCTGGAGTTTGTGCCGTGCTCGCACGTCGGTCACGTGTTCAGGAAGCACAACCCCCACAAATACAAGAACACCACCTACAATGTAGTGGGTCGAAACAATCACCGGCTGGTGGAAGTCTGGCTCGACGAATACAAGTACCTCTACTATGCAAATCAACCGGAGAACATGAAGATTGACCCGGGTGACCTGGCGCCGCGGAAGAAACTCCGGCAGGACCTGAAATGTAAATCGTTCAGATGGTTTTTAGAAAACATATACCCCGAGTCACACTACAACTTTGCATTTTCTGGAGTAGGTCAG CTGAAGAATTTGGGCATGGGCCACTGCCTGGACGTAGGGAAAGCTGCTCGGCACGGGGCCAACGAGTTCAAAGGCAGGGACGCGGTCAATGTGACGGCCAACAAGGTGGAGCTGTGGCCTTGTCACGAAGGCAAAGTGCAG CTGTTCATCCAGACAGACAAGAAAGAATTTCGCTTCATGCACATGTGTTTAGACTACAACGTGCAGTTCTCGTATACCTTCCTCTATGAGTGCCACGGAAAGGGCTCCAATCAGGAGTGGGTGCATAATCAAGAA ACTAAGACGTTATATCATCCGGCAAGCCGACTCTGTATGGATAAACCAGAACAGAACAGTATGCTACCAACCATGAAAGAATGCACTGGGGCGCCCTCACAACAGTGGGAGTTGATCATTCGGTTTCC